The Amblyraja radiata isolate CabotCenter1 chromosome 1, sAmbRad1.1.pri, whole genome shotgun sequence genome contains a region encoding:
- the LOC116972649 gene encoding placenta-specific gene 8 protein-like has product MAQFNAGHVVIMSQPTSARQNNWGTGLCSCFDDVGVCCCGTFCTICLGCQVAGDMNECCLCGTSMAMRTLIRTKYSITGSLCNDWLITMCFLPCSLCQLKRELNSHH; this is encoded by the exons ATGGCACAGTTCAATGCAGGTCATGTGGTGATAATGTCCCAGCCTACCTCTGCCAGGCAAAACAACTGGGGCACTGGACTGTGCAGCTGTTTCGATGATGTGGGAGTAT GTTGCTGTGGGACGTTCTGTACAATTTGCCTTGGCTGTCAGGTTGCAGGGGACATGAACGAGTGTTGTCTTTGTGGGACTTCCATGGCTATGAGAACCCTCATCAGGACAAAGTACTCCATAACT GGAAGTCTCTGTAACGATTGGCTGATAACCATGTGTTTCCTCCCTTGTTCTCTCTGCCAACTTAAAAGGGAACTAAACAGTCATCACTGA